CGATTATCAAGAGTGTGTGAATTTGCGCTCGCATCTACTAACGTTACTCCAAAAAATCCTACATAAAGCGTAGCCAGTTGCTCTTTTGCCTCTTTATTAAATTTGTAGCTTGAATCAAATTTCAAACTATCGGTAAAATTATGTGTTAACTCGTAACCAAACGAGCTCTGGTTTCTTCTTAAAAAATCGCTACTTGAACTAGGACTTACTCCTCTTTTTACATTCATCACGTTTGGATACGGATAAAAAGCCGTTACTCCGGTGCCTTTGTCTTTAGAGTGGCTTGAAAGCAGGGTGAGGCTTGTATGGTCTCCTAGCAAAAATAGCAAAGAAGGAGCTATATAGTAGTGCTTATTATGCGTAAAATCAACATCCCCATGCTTTTTCTCGTAATTTCCCACGAGGCGAAACTTGACTCTATCAGTAAAAATATTGTCGCTTAAGTCAAAAAATACCCCTCTTTGATTTTTGTTTCCGAGCTTAATGCCTATTTCGCCAAATGGAGTTACGGTAGGTCTTTTGCTTACCAAATTTATTACTCCTCCGCTACTTGAAGCACCGTAAAGAAGTGAATTGGCACCTTTTACTATCTCTATGCTCTCAAGTCCGTAAATATCGTGTTGAGTTCCTAAATAGCCGCCCTTATAAGGAGTGGCGCCATCTATGGTAATTGTGGCGTTAAATCCTCTAAGCTTAATCCAGTCCGTAGTATCAAGATCGGTTCCGTAAGGATTTATAAAACCCGCCTCATACTTTATGGCATTATCAATTTGTGTAGCTCCTTGTTCCATAGTTGTTTCTTTAGTAATTACGGATGTCGAGTTTGGCTGCATAAATTCTATTTTACCGCTTCCTTTTGCAACCGAACCTACTACGGACACCTCTTTTAATTCTACACTTTGAGCCCCTAAAAGCATGCAAGCACTTAAACTAAGAAGTATTCCACCTCTTATGCAATATCTCATTTTTTCTCCTTTTTATGAAGTTATCTAAAATTTCTTATCATAAACACAAAATATAGACTTCCGATTATCGTCGAAACAAGTCCTGATGGTATCTCATACGGGCTTATTAGCGTTCTTCCTAAAAAATCAGATACCACCATTAAAATAGCCCCTATTAAAAGGGCTGATAATATCTTTAGGGATGCTTTGTGGTATCCTAAAAATGATGCTATATGGGGAGCCAGAAGTCCGATAAAGCTAATAGGCCCTATGCTAAGAGATGCTATAGAGCTAACTCCTGCGCAAAACAAAAATAAGATTCCGCGATATTTAAATAAATTTAGACCCAGACTTGAAGCGCTTATATCTCCAAGACTTAAAATATCTAGCTCTTTTGAGTAAATTAATCCTACTATAGTGCTAAAAATAGCTACTACGACCATAAATAATGCCCATGTCGAGGTTACTGAATATGTGCTACCAGAGGCATAGTTAATAAAGTTATAAATTCTGCTATCTCCCCATGTCAATAAAATTTTTTCTACAGATCCTGTAAATGCCATTATGGCTATGCCTGTTAATATTACTTTTTGAGGAAGCATTCCGTTTTTGTAGTTTAAGGTTATCATAAAAGCCAGCATTAAAAAAGCTCCTGATACACCAAGGGGTATGGTTAAAAAGGGAGCTGTAAACATAGCAATTAAAACCCCTAAGCTAACTCCTGAATTAATGCCTAAAAGTTCCGGTGATGCCATAGGGTTGTGGCTAAGGCTTTGTAAAACCACTCCTATTAAACCAAGCATTATTCCGCTTGTGAGCGCGGCTACAATCCTGCTTATTCTAACATTTAAAATTTCAGTTTGAAAATTTTGCGAGTCATAAAATAAAGAAAATATGCAAACAAAAACCAATGCTATGAATAAAATTATCAAAAGATATGTTTTGCCTGTTTTTCTTACCTTTCTTGTAGCTTTGGTTTTTATGCCACTTTCGACGTTTTTTATACCCCAAAATATCAACCAAACAAGCAATGGAGTGCCTAAAAATGCACTTATTCCTCCTGCGGGTAGATTAATGTTGCTTATTTTTAATACGATCATTAAAATTTCATCCGTAATACCTAGAAGCAAGCCCCCAAAGAGTCCGCAGTATACTAACTTTGAAGTGAAATTTGAAAATTTAAACCTGTCTACTATAGTGTATGCCCCAAGTCCTATAAAACTTATTATGCCAACAAAGGCTACTGTTATAGCGGTAAGATATGCCGCAAGTAAAAGCCCTATTATACGTGTTTGTTCGATATTTACCCCAAGTGCCTTGCAAGCACTGTCTCCTAAGATAAAAAGATGAAAAGAGCTGGAAAAATAAAAGATTAAAATCAGTGCGGGAGCGGAGTAAATTAGCATGAGATAAAAGTCCATGACTCCATCTTGAGCCATATCTCCACTCATCCATACAGTGACAAAATAGCTCTCCTCTTGAAAAAATAGTAATAAAAGTGTGGTCAAAGAACTGAAAAACAGTCCTATAATAAGACCGGAAAGAGTTGTTGTAAAGACTGAAAATCCTTGTTTTAGCGAGAGTATAAAAAGTATTCCTAGCGCCATTATCGCTCCGAAAAAAGAGCTAAATACACTATTGGACTCAAGATTTGGAAAAAATAAGGCTGTGGTCAACATGAAAAATCCGGCACCGCTTCCTACCCCTAATGTGCTATCGCTTGCTAGAGGATTTTGTGTGATTTGAGCCATGATTGCAGTAGCTATTGCCAAAAAAGCCCCGCATATAAAAGCTACTGCAATACGAGGTAGGGTGTAGTTAAAAATAATAAGTTTTCTAATCCGAAAATCATAATCTATAAGTGAAATTGCCTCTAAATAAAGAATAATTGCTACTAAAATCACAAATATAACAAATAATGTGAAAATCAGTTTTTTCATTTTAACTGGCTTTTTAGTTCAAAAACCAGTCTGTAAGCGAATTTTTGCATACTGGCTATAGCTCCCGCACTCCAAACAGGATCTAATTCTATTCGATTTTCGAATAATTTTAACTCTCTGTAAATGCTGTTAAATTTTAGTTCGTGTTCTATATTTATTGGGTTTGGCTTGATTATTACTATTCTTGTGTTGTTTGGAAGATGAAAAAGTGCAGTCAGAGGTATAGTGGCTATACCCCAAAGATTTGTGGCGAATTCATCTTTTATTGCATTTATTAGTCCCAGCTTTTCCAGGCTTATACCGTAAATACTGTTTTTGCCGTAAATTCTAAGTCGTTTACTATCTATAAACTGAACTACTGCTATTGGAGCAGAGGTAAAAAATTTGACCTTATCTTTTAAAATTTTAAAAATTTCTTCATTTCTACTTATTAAATTCGCAGCTTCTTTTTCCCTGTCTATCAGCTGTGCTATCTCTTTTGTTGCATTAATTAAATTTTCATATAAATTACCATCTTTATATGCATCTATTACAGCTACATTGGAGTATTGAGATAGTGTATTTTGATGAAATTTAAAAAACGAAGGGATAATAGTGATGTCTGGTTTGATCTTTATAAGGCTTTCTAAATTCGGTTGCATTCTAAGTCCAAGATCGACTACATTTTCTGAAAGCTCGGGTTCTTTAACCCAAATTTTATAATTTCTTTTATCTCCTATAGCAGCTATTTCGTATCCGAGAGAGCCTAAAATTTCAGCCGCAGTCCAATCTATCGCCACAACTTTTTTAAAGTCGGCGACAATCATTTGGATTGTGACAAGAAATATTAATAATATACGCATTTAAAATATCGCTATAGGTTGATTTTTGATCGGATGATCTATGATATAAGCCTGAATACCGTAAATTTGCTCTAGTTTATCTTTATTCATAACGTTTTTTGCATCATCGTTAAATACTATGTTTCCATTTTTTAAAGCTATTAGTTTATCACAGTAAAGCGAGGCTAGGTTTATATCGTGAATAACGATAATAATGCCTATCTTAAGCTCTTTACAAAGTTTTGATATAAGATTCATAACTTCTATTTGATATGAGATATCAAGTGGAGCTAAAGGTTCATCAAGCAAGAGAAATTTACTCTCTTGAGCCAATAGCATTGCTAAAAAGAGGCGAGATTTTTCGCCCCCTGATAGGGTTTGAACCTCTTGATCTTTAAAATTGAGTGTTTTTGTAATCTTTAGGCATTTGATAACTATATTATTATCTTTTAATCTATCTCTTAAAAACCCGCTTTGATGAGCATATCTGCCCATGCTTACTAATTCAAAACCGTTTAAATAAGAGGTATCAGGCAAAATTTGCGGCAAATAGGCGACTTTTTTTGCAAATTCTTTAGAGTGATACTTTTTTATGTTTTTATTGTCCAGAAATACGCTGCCTTGATATTCTTTTTGCTGTTTTGCCAAAATTTTTATCAAAGAGGACTTGCCAGATCCATTATGTCCTATAAGTCCATAAATTTTACCGCTTTTAAATTCTAAATCGAGAGGGTGCAGAATGATTTTATCGTCGATTTTAAGGCTAAGATTTTGTGCTTTAAGCATAGGAAACGATACCTATTATAATAATTAAATTGATGCCTTGTGAAATTATATCAATCTTATTTTAAATTTATATAAAGTTTGTCCGGCAAACAATAAAACAAAATTTTAGTATTTTTTAGATAAAATCGCCTCTTATTAGATGAAAATAGATTGGAGATTTGGTTTTGGAAAATATACGAAATATAGCCGTTATCGCACACGTCGATCACGGCAAGACGACGATGGTTGATGAGCTGCTTAAACAATCAGGCACATTTAACGAGCATCAAAACGTCGGCGAGCGTGTTATGGATAGTAACGATATCGAAAGAGAGCGCGGTATCACGATCCTTTCAAAAAACACCGCGATAAAATACAAAGATACAAAGATAAACATCATCGACACTCCGGGACACGCGGACTTTGGCGGTGAGGTTGAGCGTGTGCTAAAGATGGTTGACGGCGTGCTTTTGCTCGTAGATGCGCAAGAAGGCGTTATGCCCCAAACCAAATTCGTCGTTAAAAAGGCTCTTTCTTTGGGTCTTCGCCCGATAGTCGTGGTAAATAAGATAGATAAGCCCGCAGGCGATCCTGATCGCGTAGTAAATGAAATTTTTGATCTTTTCGTAGCGCTTGAGGCAAATGACGAGCAGCTTGAATTTCCTGTCATATACGCAGCTGCAAGAAGCGGATATGCAAAATACTCGCTAAGCGATGAAAACGTCGATATGAAGCCGCTTTTTGAGACTATTTTGGCGCATGTTCCTGAGCCTAGCGGAAATTTGGAAAATCCTTTACAGCTTCAAGTATTCACGCTTGATTATGACAACTATGTCGGCAAAATCGGAATCGCGCGTATCTTTAACGGCAAAATTTCTAAAAATCAAAACGTAATGCTAGCTAAAGCAGACGGCACGAAAACAACAGGCAGAATTTCAAAACTCATCGGATTTTTGGGGCTTGAAAGACGCGATATAGATGAGGCCGGAGTCGGCGATATCGTAGCGATTGCGGGATTTGACGCGCTTGATGTGGGCGATAGTGTGGTTGATCCAAATTCCCCTATGCCGCTTGATCCGCTTCGTATAGAAGAGCCAACTTTAAGCGTTGTTTTTTCGGTTAACGATAGCCCGCTTGCGGGAACGGAAGGCAAACACGTAACGTCAAATAAGATTGATGAGCGACTTGCAAACGAGATGAAGACAAATATCGCGATGAAGTATGAAAACCAAGGCGAGGGTAAGTTTAAAGTTAGCGGACGTGGCGAGCTTCAGATAACGATCTTGGCTGAAAATATGCGCCGAGAGGGCTTTGAATTTTGTCTTGGCAGGCCGGAGGTTATCGTTAAGGAGATTAACGGCGTTAGATGCGAGCCTTTTGAGCTGCTTGTGATTGATGTGCCTGATGAGTTTAGCGGAACGGTTATCGAAAAACTCGGACGCAGAAAGGCTGAAATGGTCTCGATGAGTCCTACGGGTGACGGACAAACCAGAATCGAATTTGAAATCCCTGCGCGCGGACTAATCGGCTTTAGAAGCCAGTTTTTAACAGATACCAAAGGCGAAGGCGTGATGAATCATAGCTTTTTGGAATTCCGCCCGCTTAGCGGAAGCGTGGAGCAAAGAGGCAACGGCGCGCTGGTTTCTATGGAAAACGGCGTAACGCTTGCGTATTCGCTATTTAACCTGCAAGATCGCGGCGTGCTATTTGTCGATCCGCAGACTAAGGTTTATGTGGGCATGATAATCGGCGAGCACAGCCGTCCAAACGACCTTGACGTAAATCCTATCAAGGGCAAAAATTTAACCAACGTGCGTGCAAGCGGAAGCGACGATGCGATCAAGCTTGTTCCGCCTAGAAAGCTAAGTCTTGAGCGCGCTCTTGAATGGATCGAAGAAGATGAGCTGGTCGAAGTAACGCCTGTAAATATTCGCGTCAGAAAACGCTATCTTGACCCGACCATAAGACGCAGAATGGCGAAGTCTAAGGAGTAAAATTTAGTTTTTATGCGTCTTAAGAGATATTTTAAATCTTTTTTTGACGTATTTTTTTAGTTTTTAAGTTTTTTAAAGTACATAAAATTCAAAAATTAATATATTAAAATTTTTAAAGAGATTTTTTATTATTTTATATAAAATAAGTATTGTTTTGTTATAATTTAAATTAGGTATTTTAAAGGGTTGTAATGGGAAATTTTATATGGTTATTGATCTTTGTTGCTATTTTAGCCGTTTATGCAATAATTATTTATAACTCATTAATTTCCAAAAAAAATCAAGTGGCAAATATTGAGGCTGGAATTGATGTTCAACTAAAGCGCAGATATGATTTGCTTCCAAATTTAGTGGCTACTGCAAATCAATATTTGATTCATGAAAGAGAGCTTTTAGAAAAGATCACAGAACTGAGGTCTAAAGCTAAAAATGCAAAAACTCAACAGGAAAAATTTGATTTAAATGCTAAAATTTCAAATTTATTGCCAAACATTCAGTTTATGCTTGAAGCTTACCCTGAGCTAAAAGCAAATGAGAATTTGCTCTACTTGCAAGAGAGTTTAAATGAAGTAGAAGAACAAATTTCAGCTGCCAGGAGAGCGTATAATTCGGCGGTTGAGATATATAATAATGCCGTTGAGATGTTTCCTTCGAATTTAGTCGCAAGTCTTATTGGATTTCAGAAAGTTAAATTTTTTGATATTCCTTGGACTGAATCCAAGAATCACGATGTAGGCGAACTCTTTAAGCGCAGCTAGTGATCAAATGACTTCATAATTTAGTATTTTGTTTTATTTGTTATTTTTTGCAGAATATAATCTCTAAAAATATGGGCTAATTAATTTAGCCCATTCTTGTCATCATCTTTAATGCCTATTTTTTCTTTTGTATTTTTTATGAAATTTTCAGCAGCTTTATAGAATTTTTCTCCAAGTTCTTTTGACTTGCTTTTTAAATTTTCTCCTAAATCGCTACTTAAATTTTCCATCTTTTCGCCAGCCTTTTTTTCAAATTCATCTATCTCTTTTTTAAGCGATTCGAGCTTTTTGTTGGCATCAAAATTCTCTTTTAATTTCTCGCTTTTTTCGTCAAGCTCGCGTTTTAGCTCTTCAAATTTCATAGTCGCTGTTTTGACAAATTTATTGATATTTTCATTTGTCTTAAGCTCTTCCAGTCTAATATTTAGCTGTTCACTTAGCTCATTTTGAACACGTTTAAATTTCGCATAGTAGCTATCAAGAGAGTCTTCTAAAATATCGTTTATTATGCTTGCTGACGGCTCTTGCGTCTGCGCCATGAGGTCTTTTAGCATCTGGATAAAGTCCTCTTCTATTCCTATTAAATCCTTAACTGAATTTACTAAATTTTGGCTATCCGGAGCAAATTTCATATCGTCTTTAAATTTTTCAATAGATTTTGTAATTCCATCTTTTGAGCCAACTATAGCCCCATATATTAGATCTTTGGCAAACAGATGATCCTCGTTTGCTATTACTGTTGCCGTCTCTATAACGCTTCCTGAAATTTCCAAAAATCTTTGTTTAGTAAAATTTCCCTCATTAATTGCGCCGTAAACGATATTTTTTGCTATCTCTGTGCTCGTATCTCTTACATCTTCGCCTTTTTCTATTGTTGTTAAAAAGGCTGTTTCTGTGGTTTCTTTAAGTATCCCAAGCATTTGAAAATCAAGAAACATCGCATCATTTATCTTGCCTATTATTTCGTTTTTGTTTTCAAAATCGCTGTCTTGGATATAGTCCTCGACTGCTTCAAGAGAGCTTTTTATACTATCTTTAATGTCATTTTTTTGATTTAAAATTTGTTTTTCTACCTGCTCTTTTTCGTAAATAAGCCTATATAAAAATTGCTCTTTTGATTCGGTAGAAGCGTCTATAAGTCCGTCTATAAGGTTTGATATGCTTTTTGGATTTAGTAAATTTTCACTTTTTAATATTTGGCACATATCTGAAAATGTATGCAAAAGCTCTTGATTTAGCTCCTTTTGACACTTGATATCTTTGAATTTTTTCTTGCCAAGATCGCAAGCAAGCTCTCTAATTAAAACTAAAATTTGAGGATTATCTTTGTTTTCCACGATTGTATGTAAAAAAATTTTATTTTGCATAATATCTCCTATAATACGTATTTTGAAACATGCCTTAAGGCCGAAAATAGCTCCAAGCGCTCCTCGTTGGAATTGACTATAACACTTAGATTGTAGCTTTTATATTTGCCCTCTTTGCTTGATTTTGAGACAACCAGCTTGTGTTCTCTGTCGCCTACAATATCAAGCACGATTTTATGCGCATTTTGATCTTTTTCAAAAATTACTTTATACTCCCAAAAATTTGGATATTCTATTTTTGGCTCTTTATTTAGCTCGCAAATATTCGCCACTTTTACCTCCGCTTTTACTTTCAAGCATTATGTCTGTTATCTGCATGGTTTTATCTATAGCCTTTATCATGTCGTAAATAGTTAAAAGGCCTATGCTAACTCCGGTTAGCGCCTCCATCTCCACGCCTGTTTTGCCGTCTATCTTGACGCTTACTATGAGTTTAAATGCGGTAATTTCCGGGATTTCTACTATATCGCAATCTATACCGCTTATTAGTAGAGGATGGCACATCGGGATTAGTTCGCTTGTCTTTTTTGCTCCTGTTATTGCCGCTACTACTGCTGTTTGCAATACAGGACCCTTTTTGCCGGTATTTTCTTTGATAGCATTGAATGCAGCTTCGCTCATTTTGATTATTCCACTTGCTACAGCTATTCTCGTAGTTATCGATTTTTCACTTACATCTACCATTTTTGGACGATTTTTTTCATCTATATGTGTTAGCATTTACTTCCTTTAATGTTTTAAAAGATTATATCAGAAAAAGTTTAAGGAGAAAAAAATACGCCCCTAAAATAAGGAGCGTATTTGAGTTGTTACAAAAAGGAGGTTTTTCTTGTCGGACAATGAAATCATATCTAAGGGGGTTAAATTTTAACTCAACTTAAAGTTAATGGTTTAAAAATTTATCTAACATGATCTATAATTTTGTGTGAAAAATTTAAAGGCCAAATATGCTTATTATAAATTCTAAACTTCCTACTACAAATATTAAAGTTGCAAAAATTTTGCCAGAGCTTATACAAGGCTTAATATATCACAACTTGCCAGAAAGCGAGCATATCGGATATAGACATAAAAAGACAGGCAAAATATTTAAGAAAACAAATTTTGATTTTAGCTTGAGGGGTTTAAGTTTACGGATAAGATTTACCTCTTGCGAGCCAAAATTTGAAGAGCTTATAGCTATGGAGATTTTAAAAAACGGCCTAAAACTAGGTGAAATTCATCTGCTGGACACTAACATATCAATATCATCTCATAGAGTTAATGAGCTAGAAAGTAATAGTGTTTTGTTAAAAGGTTATGTAGCTTGCGCTATACAAGGGCTTTTGGGATATAAAATCTATCTTGAGCCTCAGGATTCAAGGCATCTTGAAATGATGAAAACTAATGCATCGCAGAGATTTGATACTATAAAAGGATATGAATATGACGGCGAATTTGAGCTTAATTTAAAATGGCAAAACCTTTCTAAGCCTGTTTTATTTTATTATGGTAATAATAATGCGCCAATGCGTGCATGGCAGGCCATATGGAAAATAAAGGCCAGCAGCGAGATGATAAATTTGATGCTCGATACAGGCGTAGGAGGCGGGTGTATGAGTGTGGGAACCGGATTTTTGGAGGTTGCGGAAAAATAGAAACATTATATTAATAAATTTAAAAAAAAAATAGTTTTATCTTTATAAAATTATTTTATAAAAATCAGGTATAATTTCATATAAATTTTTATTAAAGGTTTTTTGTTGGGCGATATTATAAAAATTTTATCTGCCATAGGATCAGCTTACAGGCAAGATGAAAAGCGTATCAAGAATAAAGTATATGAATATGATAGTGTAAAGGCATATCTTTGTGATATCAAGACACAAACAATATCTCCTAAATTTTATATTCCACAAGATAATTCTTTTGATGATGACCTGGTGATTTGTAGATTTGGGGTGGGATCAAATTCTGGAAATTTATTTCCAAACTCTCAATTTTTATCAAAAGAAGTGAATAAGGATGAGGCAAAATTTATAAAAGCTTCTTTAAGATCCATTAAAAATCTTTTATCGTATTTTGAGGATGAGGAGATTAAAAACAATGATATTTTAAGTATATTATCTAATATTGATGAGAATTTTTTTGATGGTATAATCGAATATATTAAAGGGCTTGAAGAATACAAAGATAAGAGCAAGAAAGTAGCTACATTTTTTTGTCTGTCTTTTGATGAAAAACCCATATCTGCTTATTTTAAAGATATTTTTGAAAAACATATAAAAAAAGACCAAAAAGAAGAAAATATATCTTATGGGTATGATATTTTAACAAATGAGCAAGGAGTGGGAGCTGATGCTAATTTGGCATTTTGTTCAGTAAATGAATTGCCGGATAGTTTAAAAAGTATCAAATCAAAACTACTGCCATTAAATTCACATAGCGCAAATAAAGTTAGTATAGGTTTTTTGGCTGTTGATAAAGAGCTTTCACATAATTTTTATGGATCTAAGATGGTTATTTTGCCAACAATTATCTCAAAAGACGAAAGGCTTTTAAGAGAGATTTTAAAAATTTTAGAAGATACAAAAAAGAATGATATTGAGCAGGCAAGGCAGTCAGAGGAGATTATAAATTTTGCACTTGAGAACGTCGCAGAAAAAGAAAAAGATATTCCCGTATTAAATACCATACTGTTTTATAATAAAAGCAATTCGGCTATTGATGTCTTGCTTCAGATAGATGATGTTTTGCCATCTTATATATCAAAAATTGCAAATAAGATGGCAAGCTGGGGCATAAAAGCTTTTAAGCACAAAAATGCTAAAGAAGATGGTGAAATAATATATCTTCAGAATCTTTTTAACAATAGTCTTGAAATTATGAATTTTTTATTGTCTCAAAATAAAACTGACATAGATATCATGATGCAAAAATATTTTGAGCTTATATATTATGGAAATGTTAATAAAAAGTATCGTTTTATTGTAGATTGGAGTAAATATTTTAATAACTACTATCCACAAAGAAGTATCGAGTCTATAGCAAAGTATCAAAATTTATTTAATGAAATAGATGTTTTAAATAATAAAATTACAATCCAAAAGGAGTGCAATTTGGAAAAAATAAAAGACAAAAAAGAACTCATAGGTTTGCTTATTCAAGAAAATGAATTTGTAAAAAATAGCAGTATTTTGCAAGGTGCATATCTATTAGGCATGATGTCTTCAGCACTTATTAAATGGCAGTATGCGATAAGCAAAAGTACATCTTTTTCAAGATGGCTAAAC
This Campylobacter sp. RM16189 DNA region includes the following protein-coding sequences:
- a CDS encoding iron ABC transporter permease, which gives rise to MKKLIFTLFVIFVILVAIILYLEAISLIDYDFRIRKLIIFNYTLPRIAVAFICGAFLAIATAIMAQITQNPLASDSTLGVGSGAGFFMLTTALFFPNLESNSVFSSFFGAIMALGILFILSLKQGFSVFTTTLSGLIIGLFFSSLTTLLLLFFQEESYFVTVWMSGDMAQDGVMDFYLMLIYSAPALILIFYFSSSFHLFILGDSACKALGVNIEQTRIIGLLLAAYLTAITVAFVGIISFIGLGAYTIVDRFKFSNFTSKLVYCGLFGGLLLGITDEILMIVLKISNINLPAGGISAFLGTPLLVWLIFWGIKNVESGIKTKATRKVRKTGKTYLLIILFIALVFVCIFSLFYDSQNFQTEILNVRISRIVAALTSGIMLGLIGVVLQSLSHNPMASPELLGINSGVSLGVLIAMFTAPFLTIPLGVSGAFLMLAFMITLNYKNGMLPQKVILTGIAIMAFTGSVEKILLTWGDSRIYNFINYASGSTYSVTSTWALFMVVVAIFSTIVGLIYSKELDILSLGDISASSLGLNLFKYRGILFLFCAGVSSIASLSIGPISFIGLLAPHIASFLGYHKASLKILSALLIGAILMVVSDFLGRTLISPYEIPSGLVSTIIGSLYFVFMIRNFR
- a CDS encoding LemA family protein, which translates into the protein MGNFIWLLIFVAILAVYAIIIYNSLISKKNQVANIEAGIDVQLKRRYDLLPNLVATANQYLIHERELLEKITELRSKAKNAKTQQEKFDLNAKISNLLPNIQFMLEAYPELKANENLLYLQESLNEVEEQISAARRAYNSAVEIYNNAVEMFPSNLVASLIGFQKVKFFDIPWTESKNHDVGELFKRS
- a CDS encoding TM1802 family CRISPR-associated protein, with amino-acid sequence MGDIIKILSAIGSAYRQDEKRIKNKVYEYDSVKAYLCDIKTQTISPKFYIPQDNSFDDDLVICRFGVGSNSGNLFPNSQFLSKEVNKDEAKFIKASLRSIKNLLSYFEDEEIKNNDILSILSNIDENFFDGIIEYIKGLEEYKDKSKKVATFFCLSFDEKPISAYFKDIFEKHIKKDQKEENISYGYDILTNEQGVGADANLAFCSVNELPDSLKSIKSKLLPLNSHSANKVSIGFLAVDKELSHNFYGSKMVILPTIISKDERLLREILKILEDTKKNDIEQARQSEEIINFALENVAEKEKDIPVLNTILFYNKSNSAIDVLLQIDDVLPSYISKIANKMASWGIKAFKHKNAKEDGEIIYLQNLFNNSLEIMNFLLSQNKTDIDIMMQKYFELIYYGNVNKKYRFIVDWSKYFNNYYPQRSIESIAKYQNLFNEIDVLNNKITIQKECNLEKIKDKKELIGLLIQENEFVKNSSILQGAYLLGMMSSALIKWQYAISKSTSFSRWLNNIGVITKESLERIWTKCYEVQGKLENTAKHSSSNIHDIKECSKEVLSSAFLSKEVVKSSYVTLAFAMGGSDFNKFIKDEKQGEQDE
- a CDS encoding ABC transporter substrate-binding protein; protein product: MAIDWTAAEILGSLGYEIAAIGDKRNYKIWVKEPELSENVVDLGLRMQPNLESLIKIKPDITIIPSFFKFHQNTLSQYSNVAVIDAYKDGNLYENLINATKEIAQLIDREKEAANLISRNEEIFKILKDKVKFFTSAPIAVVQFIDSKRLRIYGKNSIYGISLEKLGLINAIKDEFATNLWGIATIPLTALFHLPNNTRIVIIKPNPINIEHELKFNSIYRELKLFENRIELDPVWSAGAIASMQKFAYRLVFELKSQLK
- the typA gene encoding translational GTPase TypA, which codes for MENIRNIAVIAHVDHGKTTMVDELLKQSGTFNEHQNVGERVMDSNDIERERGITILSKNTAIKYKDTKINIIDTPGHADFGGEVERVLKMVDGVLLLVDAQEGVMPQTKFVVKKALSLGLRPIVVVNKIDKPAGDPDRVVNEIFDLFVALEANDEQLEFPVIYAAARSGYAKYSLSDENVDMKPLFETILAHVPEPSGNLENPLQLQVFTLDYDNYVGKIGIARIFNGKISKNQNVMLAKADGTKTTGRISKLIGFLGLERRDIDEAGVGDIVAIAGFDALDVGDSVVDPNSPMPLDPLRIEEPTLSVVFSVNDSPLAGTEGKHVTSNKIDERLANEMKTNIAMKYENQGEGKFKVSGRGELQITILAENMRREGFEFCLGRPEVIVKEINGVRCEPFELLVIDVPDEFSGTVIEKLGRRKAEMVSMSPTGDGQTRIEFEIPARGLIGFRSQFLTDTKGEGVMNHSFLEFRPLSGSVEQRGNGALVSMENGVTLAYSLFNLQDRGVLFVDPQTKVYVGMIIGEHSRPNDLDVNPIKGKNLTNVRASGSDDAIKLVPPRKLSLERALEWIEEDELVEVTPVNIRVRKRYLDPTIRRRMAKSKE
- a CDS encoding CRISPR-associated endoribonuclease Cas6 encodes the protein MLIINSKLPTTNIKVAKILPELIQGLIYHNLPESEHIGYRHKKTGKIFKKTNFDFSLRGLSLRIRFTSCEPKFEELIAMEILKNGLKLGEIHLLDTNISISSHRVNELESNSVLLKGYVACAIQGLLGYKIYLEPQDSRHLEMMKTNASQRFDTIKGYEYDGEFELNLKWQNLSKPVLFYYGNNNAPMRAWQAIWKIKASSEMINLMLDTGVGGGCMSVGTGFLEVAEK
- the moaC gene encoding cyclic pyranopterin monophosphate synthase MoaC; the encoded protein is MLTHIDEKNRPKMVDVSEKSITTRIAVASGIIKMSEAAFNAIKENTGKKGPVLQTAVVAAITGAKKTSELIPMCHPLLISGIDCDIVEIPEITAFKLIVSVKIDGKTGVEMEALTGVSIGLLTIYDMIKAIDKTMQITDIMLESKSGGKSGEYLRAK
- a CDS encoding ABC transporter ATP-binding protein, which codes for MLKAQNLSLKIDDKIILHPLDLEFKSGKIYGLIGHNGSGKSSLIKILAKQQKEYQGSVFLDNKNIKKYHSKEFAKKVAYLPQILPDTSYLNGFELVSMGRYAHQSGFLRDRLKDNNIVIKCLKITKTLNFKDQEVQTLSGGEKSRLFLAMLLAQESKFLLLDEPLAPLDISYQIEVMNLISKLCKELKIGIIIVIHDINLASLYCDKLIALKNGNIVFNDDAKNVMNKDKLEQIYGIQAYIIDHPIKNQPIAIF
- a CDS encoding DUF493 domain-containing protein produces the protein MANICELNKEPKIEYPNFWEYKVIFEKDQNAHKIVLDIVGDREHKLVVSKSSKEGKYKSYNLSVIVNSNEERLELFSALRHVSKYVL